The DNA segment AACAAGAAGGCCGTAACTTTCATGGCGTATGTGGCAGCCTATTTTAATCAATGAATAACCTTTTATGGCTTGCAAATTTCCAAGCAATTCTAGACGACAAGTTCTTCTTGTCGTTCAAAATTTCACTTTCATATCTCATTCAAGAACTGTCTAGGCTTAATTCGATATCCTCACGGCTAGAAAGTCAAAAGCAAACCCAAAAACTCAAGGTTTAGAAGCATATTCCTTTCTGCAACGATAATGAAAAGAGTGGAGGATCGATTTGCAGCCGGATTTTGGCGGTTTTGAAAGGCAAGATGCGGTCCACATCAAGGACATTCAGGCACATATGAggcttcttgtttttgttttccccAGTTCATATTATTGTTTTCAATTGGTAGCTCAAGCCCCAAAGAAGAGAATGGATGGCCTAAGACAGACATATATGCCAATATTAGTTAGACATGTAAATGGATTAGAGTTATTCCTGAGAGGTTGGTGCAAGGGTTGggactaggggtgaacaatgagtcgagctcgactcgttaaagctctgTTCGTAAACAAGTTCaagctgagtcatttgcttaacaagtccaactcaagttcatgagttgactcgtttaaataatcgagtcgagttcgagttcactgaaCTCGAATTGttaagctcgacttggctcgaaaATGATGTGTAACGATTtacctcatttttttaaaattaaaaaactggtatattgacgttaattaattatgtaagtttttactccttcaagtttgttgagccttaatcaagtcaagcttgattcatcaaaaagtaatagttcatatattcaaacgagtttgtcgagccttaatcgagtcatgCTCGAACTCATCACATAACTGccaaatcgagctcgagctgcttctgtcgagctattatcgagctcgaggtttcattagtcgagccgagttcgagctgactaaactcggactcgactcggctcgtgttcacccttaGTCGGGATGGGGGCTGGCAGGCGGCCAGTTTTTTGTTTCGGATTTCTGTCGCATCAACTCTTTGTATCCATATTCAATTTATAAAAGGGTCCGATTTCAGCTGAAATCAGAATCCAAATCGGTCGGATTCATTAATAGTGGGTCGGAATGTTTAGCAAACCCCTTCCTTTCGGACCACATGTCATATTATTATTCTATCACTACATCAAATCAATGGCAGGGGgcccaaaaaataaatttattattgtttatattttctgaaaatgcTAATTTGTCCCTTACAATAATTTTGGAAGCTATGCAATGTTCTAAAAGTTTAGTTCCATATCTAATGAATCTTGAGGAACTTATGAAGATTTTTAGTTGTTAAGTGATCAGTTGTCTttatttttaacctttttttttaaaaaaaaaattgctaggAAACGTATTGAGATCTATTAGACCAGTAACGAGAGCTTGATATAGGAGTAGATTAGGTTGTTACAAAGGTATTAAAGCAAGTTCAACATACGGACCTGGAGGTCTCATATGCACAAACACATGTGCGTTAAGGAGCTATATTGtaacattttaaaagtttaatcATGTATCTAAGATTTTGAAGAATGTTGGATGACTTATGATTGGTTGTctaagttcataatttttttaggtTGGATCCGAAACTACTATATGGAAGGTTGGAATCTATCAGATCATAAGCCCAAACCTAATGCCAGAGCTTGTTACAAGCTATATAATGTGTCCCCAAAATTCTGGTTTTGTCCTTGTATTTAGTGGTCTATTAATCTAAATATAGTCTTTTTGATCACACCATACTTTCCTATACAAGAAGATGGGAGTTTACCAAAAATGTGTTCCAAGATCATCTTCTTATCAAATTCTCTCTTAGAAAAATAGGTAAAACCTCATTTCTAAGCTAAGATTACCAACAAAAGTATTTCTTTGGTAGTAACAGATTCTTGTTTCCAAATAAGTTTGCACTTTTTGTATTAGATCATTTAAAGTGTTGCACACTCTGGAAAAAATTGTGCAGTTGATTTCCATGCCTCCTAGATGCTGCATCAACCTAACATCATCATAATTCACTTTTCTTTACTTTGGATTACTTGCCAAGTTCATTGTAGAATTCAAGTCCCTTTCACACCTGAGAACAAACATCAAATCAATATCCTATTCGGGGTCAATACCAAATTGACGTCAAATCACAAGAGGGCTCCACCACAGTGGCATTGGGAAAGTAATCAAGTGGTAAAATTAGATTTCTAACTGCTATGCCTTAACCGGTGGGCATGAGCATATAGGGGCagaattagatttttttttatgttaaaagctcaaattatagtttcaaaattttaacagggtaaaaatagaattttttaattttttcatataaattaaactataattttgaaatttataagtaaaattttgattttttaaaaaatttagaaaagagCCATAGTCCCTAACGGTCGCTTGTCATACATACTTTCATGTACCATAAAAGTGGATATATGATGCCCTAGTTGATAAATATATTGCACTCCACCTTGAGTCAACacaagtaggggtgaacacaagcccagtcgagcttgagttcaatCAGCTCGAgccgactaatgaaacctcgagctcgactccatTCAAGGTTGAGAATAGTTCaatggaagcagctcgagcacaactcggcagttatgtgttgaggacgagctcgactcgattaaagctcgataaactcatttgaatagaattaaaattcatcgttacgtatatatatataagtttatatGCTTATCTGCTTTGGAGTTAGATAAGCACGAAAGATTGACAAAAAAGAGCTGATCTGGTGAATTATGGTTCTTTCTTACATGCATTCTCTTTCTATATTAAATATAATTGAACTTTGTAGGAAGATAGGCAAATGAAATCAGAGGGTCCCAAAACCTAGCGTGAGGATTGCGTTGCCTTGCCTGCCATTATCTATGATTCATCATATCCTGTCAAACTTAATAGTTTAAATCGGCCAACCCCTTTTGTACGTCTGCAACTTCAGAAATCTCCTGTGAATTTACTCACATGAAGTTTGTTTTCATTCGCCCTTGcctttttgtgtttcataaTTTTGCCGTTGGTGATGAAATTGAAAGGTCCCCATCACCGGATGAGGCTGCGTACCGTGAAATCATTATCAaagatcaaataaaaaaatccccACCATGTTATGTCgatatcataaatttttcttcttttttttttttttgaattctcAAACATTAAGAAAATTCCTCTTAACCTTTGGGCTTCTTTTTCGAGCAGTGAGTTGTTAACCTCCTACCCACCTTAAAGTATAGCAGTTTTAAAGTTTAATTGTTGCCTATAATGAAGTCAGTAAGTTCAATTATAGAATTGATTTGTGGAGCAAGAAGCATGACTTTGTCAtgaaaggaaagcaaaaagACAATCAAACTTAACTTTGTGTGAATCGGCcaaacttttcttcaattttcagGCCCAATATTTCCttgtatgaaaattttttgagctTTTTATTTGGCCctgtaaaagttttgaaaaatattatttaccccataaaaattaaaaaaaaaaaacttaatataGTTAGGCTCCTTCAAGAAAAATTCTTAGCTCCGCCTCTGTCTGCACTTGTCTCTGTTATATACAGTTCAACTTTTTCGGGGTTTTACACCATCAACTAAGAAAGTTTTTTATGACTATGCTCAGCCCGAGTGGCACGTATGGGTGATAATATTATACATGATCAGGATTGATCATCAAACTACTTTAGTAACCAGCCACCTTGGTGACAGTAACAGCTTGTGGAATGTGACAATattccctatatatatatatatatatagagctAATGGGATCCCTTACAAGTCTTTTTCTAAAACtactttttagttattttggttttatataAGGAGTTGTCAGCATTTAGCACTGGCTTGGATCCACAAAGATACCAAAGTTTCAAGATTTACAAAAGATCTTCTAAGATATGTGAACCCTAATTGTGTTGCCTACTACTGTTGAGCCACTGCAACTATATTAGGATCTTCAAGGCTTAGCAGGGTTGGAAATCTCCATCTTATTCTAAGGGCATAGGCCCTAAGCCCTCTTCTAGAGCCAGAGGGTGCCTATCCCACCCAATATCATGCACTCATTAGTGACCTAATGAGGCTCCTAAGTTTGAGATAAGattcatcattttttattgttatttcatgTCATTCTTGTTGCCTTGGCTGCCATGTTTGTTTGGGTGTCTGGGTTGGAACACGGGCCGTATTGGACCCTTCACATGTGACTCTATGAGGGATAGtttcattatttcaaaaaagttatttgtttCCAGTTTTATCATTgagagggtttttttttttcactacaAAGTGCGTGTTGTTTGACTATTTGTGTAATGcctcatttttgaaaagtttagtgtTGTATCTAAAATTGTGAAGAATCTTTCAAGACTTATAAAGTGGATTGTTAAGTAGTTGATTGTCTTAGTTCATAGCATTTTTTAGGTTGAAGCCGAGGCTGATAGAGGATGGGTTGGAATCTACCAGACCGGGGGCCAATCCTGAATCAGTTCTTCATTTAGACTTGAGATCCCACACACGCATAGATGCGATGCATGTGCCTTAAGAGGCAGATTGTAATGTGAAAATTCTTAAATGACTTTTATACAAGGTTGTTAGGTGGTTGGTTGTTTCGATTTCTAACCTTTTTGAACTGAAACCAAAATTGCTAAGAGGCGAGTTGGGATCTACTAAATCAAGTGCCTGAACTCGGTGTGTAGAAGTGGACGAGTTATAACATGCAATTTGTTCTTTTAATAAAGAGATCTTTCATATTTTACAGATCCTCCTTCACTTCATGAGAATCAAAGTGATTCTCCTCAAAGTAAAAACAATCGAACAAATGTTGAACAGATGCAACCCTTAATTTTTCGATCACTAAACAATTTTTCCTACTCGAAATGAAGTAAAAAAGTTGACCGCTACACAAGTTCAACTTCCTTCACTTATTGAGTGTAAACATAAACATCATGGGAAAAGAGTTGGCTCCTATTTAACCCCTTTTATTGCCAAGAGAACTTACACAAAAGGAATTTACGAAACATGGAGAAAAACAAGAGGAAGAGCCAGAGCCAATACAGAAGGTCCCAGTTCTACTTGTCTCAGGCATGTTATCCCATTATATTGCCGTGTTTGAAGGGAGGAGAGAAAGATAAGCCCGACAACTTCTGACAATGGGATGCACTTTATAGTGAATAGTTTGTTTTCTTGCAAGAGTTGGATCACAAGAAGAATGTACTCCTCATTCACtagaattctctctctctagggaTGTTAATAGATCTGATTTGGTTTTCTGTCTACCCaaactgcttcaaaaaaaaaaaaaatccaattaagaaaaaaaatattggattcAGACTTCAGAAATAACAATGcccaattggattcagattcagctTAATCAAATATATGAAGGGATTCCATCTTAACAACACATTATaatgggttttggatctaattgtGCATTTAGAGGTaagattcagatatgaaaataaaagtcgGACTTGGATTGTGTTCAGATTATGAATTTTGAGTCAGACTTGGACATGatatagatttttcttcatgCATAATGGAATATAAGGATACGAACATCCAATACCATATCTAATTTTACTGGATATGCATGGTTAAAGGTACATCTTATTCGAACCCCTTACTTAAAAATCTCCAAACCAAACTTAAACTATGTTCTGGTGCTTTCTCATGCTCAAGACAATTACAAGGAAATGTGAGCCACCAACATCTTtcgactcatttaaacttgaaatttgtCTTCTACCAACAAGTCTTTGCTTATAATTTGCCATGCTTAAATTAAATTTAAGTTACCAAAAATCTTCATGTGGATGAGATCGTTTtgcatttgaaaaatatgtaagaAATACTCTTCTTCAATCTTGCAAGATTTACACCCATCAAAGTTGAGCAGTTTCCCATCATATGCATCGGATTTTAATACACCAATAGCATCATTTTGCCGGAGAAAGATTCGAGAAGAACTTGGTTGCAAATGTGATGAATAGATCTGCCATTGTGGCTTTCCTTTTACTCATTACGAGATCTTCTCATTTCGagtttttcatttgtatgtcatgTTCATTCTTATGAGGCTCTATTTTGAAGACTTGTATGTCTACAAAGCCTTTTGTGCTTGGATCTGCTATGTTGTTACTATTAGTCAAATAATGTATTGGTGTTTCTTTATAATCTATCACTTCATGAACATAGAGGTATTTAGCAATTTTTGTGTATATTCATTACGCTTTTTGTATAGTGGAGGCTccttgattatcacaatacagTTGAATTGGCTTGTCGTGTAGATGCATGGGGGGATATCACCTCATCAACGGCGAGGAGTGGAGGTAGGGGATGGCAAGGGCCATGCCTCCCTCCcccttcttaaaaaaaaaaaaaaaaatcaaaattgtacttataatttgaaaaattatgttttggctctttttaaaattttgaaattataattttgaCTCCTACATCCAAAAAATTCCCAGCTCTACTCCTGCCATTCATTTGCTGTAAAAGAAACATGCTGTAGAAACTTTAAGAGTAGGGATTTgtcttttcttaaatttttaccAAACCCAAACTATATATTTTCAAGACTTATAAAGGgccaattgaaattttttataaatgataGTGTGCATTTTATAAATTAATGAGACCCCAACATAGAAGGCAAAAATGAAGAATACATCATGCTTCAATTCTTTAATGTTATCAAGAAGCTCTGCGGAGACAACTGATAAAATCTGAACCATACAGAGAAGATTAGCACGACCACCGTGCAAAGACAAACCTCACTAAAAACTACATGAACTGAAGACCCTCTCCCCATATCTAGATTTTGTTTGTGTGCCATCTTCTAAAGTCAAATTTTGATGCTCAACCACTGGATGGATGGATTGAATGTGAGAAGAAATTTTGCATCTTGACTGGCCTTATCCCCACCcagttcattttctttgttcttgtcttttcttcttcatgagCTCTTAATCCCCTGGAATTATATCTTTTTCATAAAGAGCtctcaaaattttccttttgcGGTTTTCTTCCCTCATCCATTAGACCACATAGTTGTTGTGATTTACTAAATCAAAACCTAAGAAATCACATTATTTGTATGagagttcattctttttcttaatgtttaCACGAGGAAACCACCCAAGGTGTAAAACCCTTAAACCATGTACCCTTTGTTTGTTTCAAGATCAAGTAAACCTACAGTACACCATTCAACTTGAGTTAGTGACTCAATtataagatttttcaaatttgaagaaaaaaatattaagataGCTAAATTCTCTAAAGTGAAAATCTCGATGTAAACAACTTTTCAAAGTGCAGCTACACAATTTAAATTTAAGCTCTTTCATAGTTTCTTTTATAgcaattaaacaaaaattggaaaatgcCGTGCAATTTCTAGATGTACCTTCTTGACTACGAAACAACAAAGATGCAAGACCGACCTCGTGCCGTCCACTTTATCTGAAGACCAGATCCGACGGTCACCGTCATATGCTTTTCCACGTGGCATGTTCCCGACCGTAGAAACGTCTGGATGTTCCGCCAGGATGTTGCCGCCACAGAAAGCTACGTGAGCGACGCCTTACCTTATCGGTTCTCTTCCATGAGAAGCTTCATGGCAAACGTGCGGTGTCCAGAGGTGGTGACGTCACAGGCATGACGTTCTCGAGGACCAATAGCTGGCCGACACCTGTCAGTTAAGAAACTTCACCGTGGGGCTCAAGGAAAGAGCCTCATAATGACGGGAACTGCGAATTACGGTAATCCATCACCACGTAAATGGATCCGGGTCGACTCAGATCCAAATCATGCTACGAATAGAGTGGTTCAGGTGACGACCTTTTGGATCTGGACCGGATCCAGAAGGTCCTGACATGACGAGATCGAGTTCTGAAGGCTACTTTAGTCATTTTGGGAAGCCCCATTGCGAGGAAGCTGTAAAGGGAAAAGCGTGGCAGATCTGTGATTCTGTGGCGTTGCGAGGGCAGACGTTATTCACGGGGGCCTATATAATTGGCCTGGCTTCCCACGTTCCGGAGAGGAGATGCGAGTCTCGCCCCACCGAAAGATGACCGACTTGTGCAAGAGCGCGAACCCGCCGGATTTTTTTCCGGCCAACTTCCAAGAGGACCACTTCCCCTTCGATATAGCAGACCTCCTGAACTTCACCTACGAGTCCGACGAGTCGTCCGACGTGAAGTTGGTGGACTCCGGTACCCCGGTCGAGAGCCCCAACTTCCCTGCTGCCAATTCCGGTGAAGCACTCCAGCAAGTAGGCGATTCCGGCGAAGTGCCCCACCAAGTGGGCGATTCCGGCAAGAGGTGAGTAAACTTGGTCTCAATTCACAGTACACTAGAAGTGCTAGAATCAGCAAGAATCTATGTTGGtaggctatatatatattctcactAATTTGTGATTAGCAACTATAAGAGAGGTGATGTTGATCCTTCCTTTCTGAAACTGAggaggaaaggagaaaggaCAAGTTGGTAggctatttatatatatatatatatacactaattTGTGATTAGCAACTATGAGAGGTGATATTGATCCATCCTTTCTGAAACTGAGGATGAAAGGAGAAAGGACAAGTTGGTGCAGAGGGGTGTGGCTCATGGGACCAAGCAAGCGTCCAAAATTAGCCGGTAAGTTAAAAGAGATGGGCCAGGCTGCTTGGGACCTGCCGGACCAACTAACAATAAGGCCGAGCCTTCCGGCCTAACAACCTACAGCGTAGGCCGCCGGCACAGTCTCCTCCTCTTTCTATGGGCCAGTTTAGCCGGAGCAGCTCCAAGAACTGATCGACAATCATCTAAGCAACATAATTCAAATTCAACCATAACtatagatctctctctctctcaaaaagtTTTTAGTTCCAATAAAATTTCTAATCTATAAAATCCTATGTATAAGACCTGTGGATTTATTGGTGCAAAGTTTGGTTGGAAGGAGAAATCATCCGGCAGATTTTTCCATCATTGGCAGTGTTTAATTACATTCACCCACCATCGGACCTATAAGAAAAGTCTAAGATGATCGGAAGATTTCTAATCGCCATTGAAGAAAAGTCAAGATGACCGGAAGATTTCTACTACTTGTCATTATATTATAGATGTACATGCATTAGAGAGGTGCTGATGATAGTCTGGGTTTTGGTTCAGGAATGGAtcgaagaagagaaaaggagagccATGCAGGGTTGCATTCAGGACAATGTCGGAAGTAGAGATCATGGACGACGGCTACAGATGGAGGAAGTACGGGAAGAAGTCTGTCAAGAACAGCCCCAACCCTAGGTAACCTACTTTCACGTCAGCTGTACTAACTCTATCATATCATATCATTCTTGTTTATGCCCTGTGAAATCTTCACCTACTAGTACAAACTCCCACTCATTATACAATTTCCACTTttgtattatatgtatatattattaatacTTATATAATGATGTACCCATGACTAAATTAAGAATACCTTCTGTAAATTGTAGTGTCTTCTCCAagtaattatttttatttttttttaatgaggaGAGCAAGGTATGAAAGTAAATGATCACAAActttacaacaaaaatataagCGAGTTGAGACTTTCAAATATGGTCTtgaatttgacattttttccaTCAGTTTGTCTTGATGCTCTAATTTAGTTGAGATGATGGGGGAAAGTCCTATGGTCCTTGAGTTTTGGCTGGTGGAGCCGAGggggttgaattaaagtttttaaattttgattatgaccaaaatattatttttaaaattttttatataaaacaagtaaaatttttaaaatttaaatataaagttttttaaaaaaactttttgagtTGAGGCTAAGGTTCATGCaagccctaccttggctctgtTGCCTGTGGGTTATCTAATGCATTGGGGTCTTCGTTTAACCAGAACTTTGtagtttttcattgtttagGTCTGTGACAAATAagaagtgattttttttctcaaatcttGAAATTGTACTGTTTGCCTCCGAAACAAACTCCATGAAACTACTTACTAGACTTTATAGTTACAACACACTCAACCTCTCACTCACTCAGGCTATACCATCTTGGAAGAGCATATATGCGCTAATTAAAAAAGCATGGGACTTTAGAAATTGTGCGTTTAGATTACGTTAGGTTGTCGGCTCTATGATGAGCGTAGTCAACAACCAGTCAAGCTTCAGCTTGACTGGAAGGTTACGCTTGAATTCATGAAATCAGTGGTTTTGAACCACAATAATTGACCTGGTTCTGCAcagtttttcttgtttatttttttaaaacgcCGTTTTTAAATTAGTTTTGAAGAAAAACGACCAACAAAGTATGGTAATTGAGAAATAGTAAGAATTATGATCAGTTATGTGCGAAGGGATCTTTTGAACGGATTTAGTGGCCCTTTTTTGATAAGGCTCGACGCATTTATATGCATTCAAACTTACAAAGTTGACGGACTTAAGAGAGCCGTGTCaacttaaaattcttttttttagaTAATTAAGAAATTTCTTTGCATCATCCTACCTTATTTTTGGTCCCAAATTAGGACGGACGTACATGTTGACGTACATGTTGACCGTGACTTAAGTATTATGTCCTTTCACCTACGATGGTAAAATGATTCGATTACCTATGACAATGTTGCAGGTGAAAAAACATGACATTAATATGTTGTTAATACCATTTCCACTTTTTACTCTATAACTAGAGGGATATTTTCATAatagtatataaaaaaaaacttttagattttatttttgcCCATATAAGAAGAGTATTTTATATAACCAAGAAgattattttggtcatttccaaCCTATAAGATATGGTCCTTTAGCTATAACATGTAACCTGCTGTATTACGCcgatttgtcttttttttaaaaaaaattggtattttCTTAATTGAGGCTACAAAAAAATCAAGGCTAAAATTAGGGCATTTAAACTTAgtccatctttttcattttttaaactaCCGCTTTAATTACTTGAATGAGACCCTTAAAACTAAAACTGGTAAGAGAAAAGAAGTTGGTATTGTTGATTTTACTGGGTATcgttgtactatatatatatatatatatatagagtgagagagaaagaaaagttggTATGTATGATTTAGTTATAGATACACACATTATTAAATGGCTGAAAATCCCGCTACTAAATTCAAAAGAATCTTTACATGGATTTGCAGAAATTACTACCGGTGCTCCTGTGCTGGATGCAACGTGAAGAAGAGAGTAGAGAGGGACAGGGAGGACAACAGATTCGTGATAACCACGTACGAGGGCGTGCACAACCACGAGAGCCCCTGCATCATCTACTGCATCGCTCCTCGCCCAGCCGATAATCTTGGTCAATTGTTCCACGTCAGTAACCCTGCCATTAATGGGGCTAACCAGACGATTGCAGCTGCTTTCATGGCGCAAGACGCGTCCCTACAACTTCTGCAGCCATTACAGTTGCCTCTGTAGCTGCAGATGAACAGCGCCGCTTCTATGAATGTCGACTTCATCCTATATGGAAGCCACAAAAGCGTACCTGAGCCCTTCTGCTAGGGAAGATGAAGGGGGCGCAGGTCGTTTACAGAGCGGATTATCAGGAACTTGCTACCATCTTCCTAATTTCTTTCGTTTTCGCCGTTTCGGAAGGTTGTGGTCTTCCTTTTCATGGGCTCCTTGAATCGAGAGTTCAGGTACCCTTTTGTGGTTTCCTCATCTGTTTATACAGTAATCGCCATTTTAGATTCAGAAGCTTTCAGGAATGCATTGGCTGGGGGATGATTCCGAATTGAATTGgttaaaaaatagaagaaatcaAAACAGATCAACAACCAAAGAACAAAAACTACAAGGTTCGAAGCCCATTAACTTGCCCTTGGTTTATATTCAAGAGACAATCTCAGCAGAAATAAAGTCTTGACAAATCACCATCCCATTAGCCTGTTCTACAGAATGCATGTATACAGAACCTAATTACAGTTTGCAGCAAAACATCCCTGCAACCATCTCTTCACATTTCCACAATCCATCCTCTCCAATCCGTAATCAACCACAGAATGGAAAAAAGTTTCCGGATTTCAGCCAAACCTCCATGGCATATTTGGCCTCCTTTGACAAGA comes from the Nymphaea colorata isolate Beijing-Zhang1983 chromosome 14, ASM883128v2, whole genome shotgun sequence genome and includes:
- the LOC116267777 gene encoding probable WRKY transcription factor 51, with the translated sequence MRVSPHRKMTDLCKSANPPDFFPANFQEDHFPFDIADLLNFTYESDESSDVKLVDSGTPVESPNFPAANSGEALQQVGDSGEVPHQVGDSGKRNGSKKRKGEPCRVAFRTMSEVEIMDDGYRWRKYGKKSVKNSPNPRNYYRCSCAGCNVKKRVERDREDNRFVITTYEGVHNHESPCIIYCIAPRPADNLGQLFHVSNPAINGANQTIAAAFMAQDASLQLLQPLQLPL